CAAGATAAAATTAAGGCAGCTTGAAAGCTGCCTTTTACTTATTCTTTAGGGATGAACCCCACTTTTTTATGAACTTTTCTTAAGGTTTTGTAAGCCACTCTTGCTGCCTTTTCAGCGCCTTCTTTATATACCTCATTGAGATAATCCTTGTTTGCAATGTATTCCCTGCACTTTATCTGAATTGGCTCCAATTCTGCAATGACAGCCTCGGCGGTATCGGCTTTGAATTTTGCATAGCCTGCGCCTTCGTATTCCTTTGCGATGTCTTCCGAGGTTCTTCCCGTAAAGGTGGAGAAGATGGATAAAAGATTCTTTATGCCCGGCTGCTCGTCGGAATTCCTTACAGTACCTAAATTATCGGTAACGGCGCGGCTAATTTTCTTTCTTATCACATCCGGACTGTCAAGCATGGTGATAAACGCATTTTCGTTTTCATCGGATTTTGACATCTTCTTTTCCGGCTCCTGAAGGCTCATAATCTTAGCGCCTTCAGTACCTATATATGGCTCCGGAACCTTGAAGGTGGGGCTGTATAAATTATTAAACCTCTGCGCTATATCGCGGGATAGCTCCAAGTGCTGCTTTTGGTCGACACCCACGGGAACAAGGTCGGTCTGATACAATAAAATATCGGCAGCCATAAGTACAGGATAAGCAAAGAGGCCGGTGTTTATATTTTCTTCATGCTTCGCTGATTTATCTTTAAATTGAGTCATGCGGCTTAGCTCACCCATATAGGTGAAGCAGTTGAGTACCCATGAAAGCTCGGCATGGGCCGGAACATGGGATTGGATAAAAAGCGTATTCTTATTGGGGTCCAAGCCCGACGCAAGATACAGGGCCAGAACCTCCAGAGTCTTTTCCCTTAAACCTTTAGGTTCCTGACGGACCGTTATTGCATGCATATCAACTATGCAATAAAAACAATCATATTCATCCTGCAGCTTTACCCAGTTTTTCAGTGCCCCCAAATAATTTCCTATAGTTAAATTGCCCGACGGCTGAATACCGCTGAAAATTACCTTTTTTTCATCTGACATACTAAAACCTCCTATTTATAATAGTATATATTTGTTAACCGCACAAATCAACCCCTTCGAAGCCCTCCTCCCTTCGTCCCTTCGGGACGGTTAACAACTATTTACTCTCACTCAAAAATTCACCGGTTGAGACCGATTTGGGACGGTTAACAATTAATGATTATCAGTTGAATATTATAAAAAATCCATCATTCAACACAAATTACTCTGATTTTATGAGAAATCCATATACATGTTCTATGGCTTCTAGCGTATACAAAAGGCAGCTTGTACAATTTTTCAATAGTTAAAGATTTGAAGCAGCAATTGAAAATTAAAAGACATTATTTATGCTGTTTTACAGTTTTCGAAAATATCGTTCATTATGCTTCTGTATTTATCATTACTTTGGAGCAAATCAACACCAATAGAGCAAAGTTTAGATACCCTAGATTGTGTCACATTGCCGATAACTCTGCAAATATCAACATATTTTAAATCACAAAATGCTCGTAGGAAAAGGACATACAAGGATCTATATTCCGTAGCTTTGCTGTTACTTTTCATTGAAAGCATTATCTTCTTAAAACCTATTTTCTCTGACATTTGCTGTGCAACATCCACTGCCGTCTGCTCTCTCAAATATAAGCTTTTTTGACTCCAATAGTCATTGAGTTCGTTCTCAAACTCTATATCCGAAAGTATATCCAGGCTGATGCATTGCTTTATGTAACCTAAATATTGATTTCTTGCCAAATTGATATTCTTGCCAAAATGTAGAAGTACGAACTTGTGATCTACCAATCCAAACGCGTCCTGTGCTAACCCCAGATAAATTCCCAAAGTTGAATAGGGGTAGCCTTCGATATTACCATTATAATTTTCTAAATCAATTGGGTTATTGTGAATGTACCCGGACAATGATATGAGATAACTTTCGTCTTCTACAACCTTACTCTTGAATCTGTCTTGGAAAAGATGTCCATGTCTGCCATGCCTTCTGTTGTAATATTGAGCATAGGACTGGTTGACTCCATGCATGACTTTTGATATGTCGGCACCATTGGAATAAATGATAAAATGGGCATGCGTATCCATAATGCAATAGGCATAAACCTTGAAACGAAACATCTCCTGATATTTTTTGAGCGTCTTTAAATATCTGATTTTATCGGTATCATCGTCATATAGCAATACTTCGCTAATGCTTCTAACCATGATGTGATATGTGCAAGATGGAGCTTTTATTCTTGCGCATCTTGGCATGAAATCATCTCCTTTATTTGTTTTTTTTATCATTGTTGCCTAATTTTTGTAGATTAAACAAATTGTGGATAAATAAAGAAGAATTGTTAACCGTCCCCAAACCTCAAACGGGCACTAAAATAGTAGTGAGCTGAATTGTGGTATTAGCAGAAAAAGTTGTTAACCGTCCCCCTGGATTAGCAGAAAAAGTTGTTAACCGTCCCTCTGGATTAACCGTCCCCCTGGATGGAAAAAAGCGGAGCGGGGAGCTCCGCTTTTTCTACATGAGGACGTCGATGTGGTGGTCGCGGTTGTCATTGGTTAAAGGGATTATGTTGTCTTCCACCACGCCTCCGTCTAGGTATACCTTTTTGACACCGTGGTTGGTGCCGTAAGGGTTTTTGACGGTGATTATATATTGGGTGTCCTGATAGTTGTATTTCATGGAGTATTCTCCCCATTCTTTTGGTATGCAAGGGTCAATCATCAATTTGTCGCCGCGGATTTTAAGGCCTAAGATGTGTTCTATGCACACTCTGTACATCCAGCCGGAGGCTCCTGTGTACCAGGTCCAGCCGCCTCTGCCTACGTGGGGTTCAACGGCATACACATCTGCTGCCATAACGTAGGGCTCCGCCTTGTAGCGGGCGGTATCCAATGCAGTAGTTGAATGGTTTATCGGGTTAATCATATTAAACAATTCCCATGCCTTGTTGCCGTTTCCCAGCATTGCAAAGGCCAGGACCACCCATACGGCGGCATGGGTATACTGGCCTCCGTTTTCTCTGACTCCCGGCACATAGGCCTTGATGTACCCCGGCTCCAATTCACTTTTATCAAAGGATGGAGTTAACAGCATTATTAAACCTTCATCCCTTTTTACCAGATACTGCTCCAATGCACCCATAGCTTCAATGGACCTGTATTCTTTACCGCCTTCTGATATTACCGACCAGGACTGAGCCAGGGAATCAATCTTGCACTCGCTGTTTGATGCGGAGCCTAGTGGCGTGCCGTCATCAAAATATGCCCTTCTGTACCAGCTTCCGTCCCATGCATTTTTTTCTATATTATTTACGATAGTTTTTGCAGTCTCAATAAAGCTGTCTGCCTTATCGTTATCTCCTTTCCTCCTGCATATGGGAGCAAAATTATTGAGTATCTTATACAAGAACCAGCCCAGCCACACGCTTTCGCCCCTTCCCTTGTTTCCAACGGTGCTCATGCCGTCGTTCCAGTCTCCCGACCCCATTAAAGGTATTCCGTGCTCACCGAATTTAAGGGACCTGTCAATCGCCCTCAGGCAATGATCATAAATGGTTCCTGCTTGACCGGAAACCCGGGGCTTGTTGTACCTTTCATCTTCTTTTTCATCTAATGGTTCATCCTCTAAAAAAGGCGCTGTTTCATCCAAAATGCTATAATCTCCGGTAACACTTATATAATCTGCTGTAACGTAAGGCAGCCACAGCAAATCATCGGAGAACCTGGTTCTGATTCCTCTGTCCGTTACGGGATGCCACCAGTGCTGCACATCACCCTCCAAAAATTGATGGGCGGCGCTGTATAAAATATGGCCCCTCGTACTTTCAGGCGATACAAAGGATATGGCCATTGCGTCCTGCAGCTGATCTCTGAAGCCATAGGCCCCGCCGCTCTGATAAAAAGCAGACCTGGCCCAGAACCTGGAGGCTATGGTCTGATACATGAGCCATCCGTTGACCATGATATTCAAGGAGTTATCCGGCGTGGACACCTGTATAGTTTGAAGCTTCTTTACCCACATTGCCTTTACTTCATCAAAAGCAGACTTTACTTCACTTAAATCCCTGTATCTTAATGATGTATTTAAAGCCTCCTCACGGTTTACACCCTGGCTTAATGTAAATACAAGCTCCTTTTCCTCATCTTCTTCCAGAATTAGGCTTATCTCCATGGCACCGCAAGGGTCAAATCCCGCCCCCACTTTTCCGGATAAATTGTTTCTATATAATCCAACCGGGCATTCTAAGGATTTTCCCCTCCCGATAAATTCCGCCCTGTCTCCCGTTACATTTCTCTCAATTGCCGATGTATCAATGCACACATATCTTCCGGCAAAATCATCGCTGTAGGTGTTTCTTAGAAGCAGTGCCCCCGTTCCTTCATCCACCTCTGAGACGATGTAAGGTGCCGTAATCTGGTCCGTCACACCAAGGACCGGCCTCATATAATAGCACACCCTCAGGCTTCTCGGCCTGTCGGATATATTTTTAAGCTTTACATGCATTATTTTTATCTTCCCGCTCTTTGGAACAAATACCGTCATTTCCTGTTTTATGCCATGGCTCACGTGGCTGTATACCGTATACCCAAAGCCGTGCCTTACAACATAAGGCTCTTTTTCTCTTATTGGGTTTGCCGTTACGGACCACACATCCAAATCCTCGGCATCCTTGATATATAAAACCTCTCCCGGAGGATCAGCCACCGGGTCGTTGTACCAAGGCGTTATCTTATATTCCCTGCTGTTTTCCGCAAAGGTATAGCCCGAACCGCTCTCCGTCACAATGCAGCCAAATCCCTCGTTTGATATGACGTTTGACCAGGGTGCCGGCGTGTTTGTATCCTCGTTTATCTGTATGACATATTCGCTGCCGTCCTTTTTAAAGCCCCCCAAGGAATTGTTAAATACAAGCCCGTTAACAGTTTCCTTAAAGGGCGGATAACTCTTTCTGGGTCTATTGACATCTTCGATGGCAGGCACAGCATTTTCAATATGTTTTAACCTAAGCTGCTTTGCAATGGAGCCAAGCTCTCCCTTTAAGACAATTCTGGCTGCGGTATATAAAAGCACCCTCTCCTCAGGCTCCATTGTGTTTGCCTGCCTTAAAAAGACGCCGCCTGGACGGTTTTGCATATCTCTTCCGTGGCTGGCTGCCACAACATCCTCCAAATGACGCTGCAGAGTTTGTATGTAGCTTCCAGCATCCTCATTCAATATTACAAGGTCAACGGCAAAGCCCTTGTGACGCAAAAATTCATGGGCTTTTAATGCTTCCTGCACCACATCTATTTCATCTATTTTAGATAAAGCCACTAATAAAACCGGCACATCCCCGGAAATTCCATGGGGCCATAATCCCGACTGCCCTTTTACATTCTTTTTAAGCACGTCTTCCCTCGTTCTCCTTAAAGGGCTTACATACAAAAGATGGGCTACCATTTTCTGATATGTCTCGACCTCGCTGTTTCTTAAATTGAGGAAGCCGGATTCCATCTGGCTCTTGGTCCATGCCAGCTCATATGCTCTGTTTGACGCCGGCATTTCGCTGTATTTGCCGGCAAGCTCCATTACTCCCTCCCGGCTTGCTGCTATACCGGTAGTGTATACAAGCTTTACGGTTTCTCCCCGCTTTATCCTGACCCTTCTTCTCAAGCTCATAATAGGGTCGATAACCGGCCCAATGCTGTTAAGAAGCGGATGATCCACATCCATTGCCGCCGGGTTGGATAAATCCCTGTTTCTTCCTAAAAATTTCAACCTGTCTGTTTCATACTGCACCGGTCCTATGGTTTCGCCTTCAACGGCAACGGTATGAACAAGCCATACGGGCTTTTCCTCCAATGACCTGGGACGCCTTGTGGCAAGCAGGCTGTTATATTTATCCACATATTCAGTCCTTACAAAGAGCTT
This region of Oxobacter pfennigii genomic DNA includes:
- a CDS encoding transposase — translated: MIKKTNKGDDFMPRCARIKAPSCTYHIMVRSISEVLLYDDDTDKIRYLKTLKKYQEMFRFKVYAYCIMDTHAHFIIYSNGADISKVMHGVNQSYAQYYNRRHGRHGHLFQDRFKSKVVEDESYLISLSGYIHNNPIDLENYNGNIEGYPYSTLGIYLGLAQDAFGLVDHKFVLLHFGKNINLARNQYLGYIKQCISLDILSDIEFENELNDYWSQKSLYLREQTAVDVAQQMSEKIGFKKIMLSMKSNSKATEYRSLYVLFLRAFCDLKYVDICRVIGNVTQSRVSKLCSIGVDLLQSNDKYRSIMNDIFENCKTA
- the trpS gene encoding tryptophan--tRNA ligase; this translates as MSDEKKVIFSGIQPSGNLTIGNYLGALKNWVKLQDEYDCFYCIVDMHAITVRQEPKGLREKTLEVLALYLASGLDPNKNTLFIQSHVPAHAELSWVLNCFTYMGELSRMTQFKDKSAKHEENINTGLFAYPVLMAADILLYQTDLVPVGVDQKQHLELSRDIAQRFNNLYSPTFKVPEPYIGTEGAKIMSLQEPEKKMSKSDENENAFITMLDSPDVIRKKISRAVTDNLGTVRNSDEQPGIKNLLSIFSTFTGRTSEDIAKEYEGAGYAKFKADTAEAVIAELEPIQIKCREYIANKDYLNEVYKEGAEKAARVAYKTLRKVHKKVGFIPKE